The Methanosphaera sp. BMS genome contains a region encoding:
- the aroE gene encoding shikimate dehydrogenase, giving the protein MITGKTKVVAVIGNPIEHSLSPPMHNAAYKQLGMDYVYVAFKIEKGNLSHLIESAKTMGLVGLNVTIPYKTDIIEYLDEVDDTARRINAVNTIRFKDGIARGYNTDGTGAVKSIEKYTDLKDKKVLVLGAGGASKAITFTLLNHGINSLTIANRSRDNAIQLIDNLKKQTGFDQISYVDIEKADIILEDVDIIINTTPIGMYPNVDADTPIKTEKINGNHVVMDIIYNPLETKLLKMAKDNGATTISGTNMLIYQGITAFEIFTDRTPSYESFEKALLEQLK; this is encoded by the coding sequence ATGATAACAGGAAAGACAAAAGTGGTGGCCGTAATAGGCAATCCCATAGAACACAGTCTATCTCCACCGATGCACAACGCGGCATATAAACAACTGGGTATGGACTATGTATACGTGGCATTCAAGATAGAAAAAGGGAATTTATCCCATCTTATAGAATCGGCCAAGACCATGGGATTGGTTGGATTGAATGTGACAATACCCTACAAGACGGATATAATAGAATACCTGGATGAAGTTGACGACACGGCAAGACGAATCAATGCGGTAAATACAATAAGATTTAAGGATGGGATAGCCAGGGGATACAATACCGATGGAACCGGGGCAGTTAAGTCCATTGAAAAATACACGGATCTTAAAGATAAAAAGGTACTCGTACTGGGTGCTGGAGGAGCGTCAAAGGCGATAACATTCACATTGCTCAATCATGGAATAAACAGTTTAACAATAGCAAACAGAAGCAGGGACAATGCAATTCAATTGATAGACAACCTAAAAAAACAAACGGGATTTGACCAGATAAGCTATGTGGACATTGAAAAAGCAGACATTATACTTGAAGATGTGGATATAATCATAAACACCACACCAATAGGAATGTATCCTAATGTAGATGCAGATACTCCCATAAAAACCGAAAAAATAAATGGAAATCATGTGGTAATGGATATAATCTACAATCCGCTGGAGACAAAACTACTTAAAATGGCAAAGGATAATGGAGCCACCACAATCAGTGGTACAAACATGCTGATTTATCAGGGAATAACCGCTTTTGAAATATTCACGGATAGGACCCCATCTTATGAATCGTTTGAAAAGGCATTGCTTGAACAATTGAAATAA